One Verrucomicrobiota bacterium DNA window includes the following coding sequences:
- a CDS encoding DUF3108 domain-containing protein produces MIRLSIALLIWAGLVAGAAEGAEGKPEWFQDLTSRRPPGNFTPPPAMRMVYRFGWSGFPAARAEVQFQAGHGVYESDATGGTYGFPRTLFRLDVTFRSTTDRATLHPLHLFQEERYRAETVRTNIDYKPDRLVALREVTPEKNPSKPNTFDLTPAFDIQSAVLWLRSTPLQTGQKETFIVWPSNAPYLATVTVLGRERIRAAGEERPAIKLDLQLKRIDKNLQLKEHKKFKSGRAWLSDDELRVPLRVEADIFVGYVYAELESFQRE; encoded by the coding sequence GTGATCCGGCTAAGCATCGCGCTGCTCATCTGGGCCGGACTGGTGGCAGGGGCAGCGGAGGGGGCGGAAGGTAAGCCGGAATGGTTCCAGGATCTGACCTCCCGCCGCCCTCCCGGGAACTTCACGCCTCCGCCTGCCATGCGCATGGTCTACCGCTTCGGGTGGAGCGGGTTCCCGGCTGCCCGGGCGGAGGTTCAATTCCAGGCCGGACACGGCGTCTATGAGTCTGATGCCACGGGCGGCACCTATGGTTTTCCCCGAACGCTCTTCCGGCTGGACGTGACCTTTCGAAGCACCACCGATCGCGCCACCTTGCACCCGCTGCACCTTTTCCAGGAAGAACGCTACCGGGCGGAAACGGTCCGGACCAACATCGATTATAAACCGGATCGCCTGGTTGCGCTGCGCGAGGTTACCCCGGAAAAAAATCCGTCAAAGCCCAACACCTTCGACCTCACGCCGGCATTTGACATTCAGAGCGCCGTTCTCTGGCTTCGAAGCACGCCGTTGCAGACGGGCCAGAAAGAGACGTTCATCGTCTGGCCCTCAAACGCCCCTTACCTGGCGACCGTCACGGTGCTCGGCCGTGAACGGATCCGGGCAGCCGGAGAGGAGCGGCCCGCCATCAAGCTCGACCTCCAGCTCAAACGGATCGACAAGAACCTCCAGCTCAAGGAGCATAAAAAGTTCAAGAGCGGTCGCGCCTGGCTGTCCGATGATGAGCTGCGAGTTCCGCTGCGCGTGGAAGCGGATATTTTTGTCGGATACGTCTACGCAGAACTCGAATCGTTCCAACGTGAATAG